One genomic region from Proteus vulgaris encodes:
- a CDS encoding sucrose-specific PTS transporter subunit IIBC: MNIEKVAHQLVPLLGGAENIASAAHCATRLRLVLVDDSKADKEAINKLEGVKGCFSNAGQIQVIFGTGLVNKVHAAFIAAAGIGESSKSEAANIAAKKLNPFQRIARLLSNIFVPIIPAIVASGLLMGLLGLMKTNQWVSPDNALYIMLDMCSSAAFIILPILIGFTAAKEFGGNPYLGATLGGILTHPALTNAWGVAAGFNTMNFFGLEVAMIGYQGTVFPVLLAVWFMSVLEKQLRKVVPNALDLIITPFLTVIISGFVALLVIGPVGRLLGDGISLILSTLITQAGWIAGLIFGGLYSVIVITGIHHSFHAVEAGLLGNPNIGVNFLLPIWAMANIAQGGACIAVWFKTNDAKIKAITIPSGFSAMLGITEAAIFGINLRYGKPFIAALIGGAAGGAWVVGSHVYMTAVGLTAIPGIAIVQAGSIMNYVIGLVIAFLTAFVLSLLLKYKVESA, encoded by the coding sequence ATGAATATTGAAAAAGTTGCTCACCAGCTTGTGCCTTTATTAGGTGGTGCTGAAAATATCGCAAGTGCAGCACATTGCGCTACGCGCTTAAGGCTTGTTCTTGTTGATGACTCAAAAGCAGATAAAGAAGCAATAAATAAATTAGAGGGTGTGAAAGGGTGTTTTAGTAATGCAGGACAAATTCAGGTTATCTTTGGCACAGGTCTCGTTAATAAAGTACATGCTGCATTTATTGCGGCAGCGGGTATTGGTGAATCAAGTAAATCCGAAGCTGCCAATATTGCGGCTAAAAAGCTCAATCCATTTCAACGAATAGCAAGGCTGCTTTCTAATATATTTGTACCCATTATTCCCGCCATTGTAGCGTCAGGTTTATTAATGGGATTATTGGGATTAATGAAAACTAACCAATGGGTAAGTCCTGATAATGCACTCTATATCATGCTTGATATGTGTAGCTCTGCGGCATTTATTATTTTACCTATTTTAATTGGTTTCACAGCCGCAAAAGAGTTTGGCGGAAACCCTTATCTTGGTGCGACACTCGGCGGAATTTTAACGCATCCCGCATTAACTAATGCGTGGGGTGTTGCTGCGGGTTTTAACACCATGAATTTCTTTGGATTAGAAGTTGCCATGATTGGTTATCAAGGCACTGTTTTCCCAGTATTACTTGCCGTTTGGTTTATGAGTGTATTGGAAAAACAATTACGTAAAGTTGTTCCTAACGCCCTAGACTTAATTATCACTCCATTTTTAACCGTTATTATTTCGGGATTTGTTGCGTTATTAGTCATTGGCCCAGTCGGTCGTCTTTTAGGCGATGGTATTTCATTAATCTTAAGTACCTTGATTACACAAGCCGGCTGGATTGCGGGGCTGATTTTTGGTGGACTCTACTCTGTGATTGTTATTACAGGCATCCATCATAGTTTTCATGCGGTTGAAGCCGGTTTACTAGGCAATCCTAATATTGGGGTTAATTTCTTATTACCTATTTGGGCAATGGCGAATATTGCTCAAGGTGGTGCTTGTATTGCCGTTTGGTTTAAAACCAATGATGCAAAAATTAAAGCTATCACAATCCCATCAGGTTTTTCCGCTATGTTAGGTATCACTGAAGCGGCAATTTTCGGGATTAATTTACGTTATGGAAAACCGTTTATTGCTGCGTTAATTGGCGGTGCTGCTGGAGGCGCTTGGGTTGTCGGTTCTCATGTTTATATGACCGCGGTTGGTCTTACTGCTATTCCGGGTATCGCGATTGTACAAGCAGGTTCAATTATGAATTATGTTATTGGTTTAGTGATTGCATTCTTAACAGCCTTTGTTCTTTCTCTTTTACTGAAATATAAAGTGGAGTCTGCATAA